A stretch of DNA from Mugil cephalus isolate CIBA_MC_2020 chromosome 12, CIBA_Mcephalus_1.1, whole genome shotgun sequence:
GCAAACCAACATGGCTTCAGTATTTTGCTGTGCTACCAACAACCAGACATGTAATAGTGACTGAAAAAGGCCCCTGCAACTGAAGTGTTTCTGCTTCTCGTCATTATGCTAATTTCAACTAAATGTCTACTTTGACATTGTTGGAGTTTTTTGTTAACTTTTTAGcttaaacataaaacaaaagaactgaTCAGTAATTGTGGTCATCttaactcaaataaataaatatgctaaTATACGTTGTATCTTTAAACTGTAAGAACACGTCAAGTGTGAAATCAGGGATTTTACAGAAGGATATGTTCACCCCTTCAAACATTCTGGCTGTAAATAACATAGCCAGAATGAGATATTGTTCATCTTTATACTGTATACGGCATACAGCTGAATGTAACGTTGTGTTTTTCATGACAGATGCTACTGTGTTCTGCTTGGGATTGAATGTCCAGTCAAAGCCAGACTATCCCACACTTGTCAATGCAGAGacctaaaaaacacacagagaaccaGCTTGTACCAGCTTTCACCATTAATCCACgttttttctctgcagtgttttaCTTCAAACCAGTCAGTTCAAAATGGCCCTCCATAGTTCTACTTTACAGGACGTTGGCATTACAGGAGCCAGGAGTCAGTAtttgaaatgtcacaataacttttatacattttctaaaCCAAGGATATAAAAAGGCGTAGATGATTGGGTTTAGAAAGGAGTTAAAATAGAACAGAGACCCTGCAAAGATAAAGGATGAAGCACTGATCAAATTCTCCTGGTCTGTGagtgaaacacagaaatatggaaaaaaaacatgttagaAACACAAGTACAACAACCCCAAGAGTCCTGGCTGCTTTCAGTTCATTCACCAATGTCCCTCCTCCgttgttgtgtagatgttaccCACAAGGGCTTTAAGGTCACTGTTTACAACTAAAAAACTGATTTTTGTTAAAATTGCTAAAGGTTTGCTTTGACTGTGGCCGAGATGACTGGGTTAGCAGAGCTGAAGTTCTCATGGGGTGTCCCTAGTTTGCAGTGCTCAGTCCCTATTAAGATACTGGTCCAAGGAAGTAGAGAAACAAGAGATACAGTCATGGATCAAGGCTTATTCATGGTAGTACTTGTGGTCCAATCCAACAGACAGCAAAATTACAGCAAACTGCTGAAGAAGTAAATTCTGtgtgcatcacagtttgttttgtctgaggCTGTGAAGAGGCAGACCAGTCAGGTGTCCATGTTGATTCCTGTCCACTGCTGTCATGACTCATATTTTCCTTAACATCACATGAATGGCCAGGTTCAATGCTTAATTGGTAAACATGTAATCTAGAATTCAGTACGGAGAAAGATAAGCTGGTGGAGACAGTGTGATGCTTTGCCCAGTGTTCAGCAGGAGGATCTTGGTTCCTTCCATTTACGTGGATGTGCATATAGCACCTACACAAACCTTATTGCAGGATAGTTTGAGGAGAGAACAGTGAGGTCAAGGTGTTCACTTGACATGGGATTTCCTCAAATCTCAATCAAATCCAGCCCCTGTGTGACCacataccacagcacacctttCAGAGGTCTAGAGGAGTCTCAAAAGGTCAGTGTTGCGTTGGTTCAAAAGTGGAACTTAGACAATAGAAACACGTCATAATGTTAAAAGTGagcagtataaaaaaataaaatgatgcactGGGGAAACTTTGGCAAGTTTGTGCATGCccaagaaaagcaaaaatcaGATGACATTTCAGGACACTTAAGCTTTTTATTGAGATTATAGTCAAGGCAAATGATAAAAATGCAGCATACTTTGGCAGCAGATTgaaagttacattttttaaattcagccTGCAACTATTAGTAAAACCCTATATATATCTAGTCTTGGATTATAGCAATTAGAACAAAAGGTACCGTTGCTCttcacaaaatcaaaaaaacgtACAAGATAACGTCTTGCATCTTCATTTCATCTCCACTTTATCAACCCATAAAGTAGTGAGAAAGGCCCAGGCACACATTTTGATCACACAACTTCCACAAACGATTTGTTCACATATTCTCTGCTCAAGGTGGAGTTGTTGGTTTGCCTCTTTAAAACAGTACTGGAGGGTCTTAATCATGAAACAAGGCTGAGAAAATGTTTAACCTCGATGTAACACATGCATATGCAAGACTGGCCAGCACTGATACATGACTCCTCATTAGGATGATGACGAAACAGGCATCTGTTCAAGCTTGTTGGTCAGTTCAAGTGCCTGTGAAAACCAAAGAAGATAATCAAATCATTGTTGGTTTATGTGTTTTGCTGAATGACCTTCTGTATTTGTTAAGGATGTCCCAATCACTTTCTTTGATTGATCCGTCCAGTGCTTCTTTTTATATTCAGTACCAGCTGATCCAAGTGACAATTGTCCTAGAGTtaactggattcagtccaataaatatttttgttaaagTTAATATAGTGTGGAGGACTGGCCGTGTTACCTATCTCCCAATGCTGAACGGGACATCCAAAgtgtttttgaatgtgtttatatatttaagaAACAGATTATTTTGCCTGTCTATAATTTACTTACCAGCTGGAATAGAGTTGAATTTATCTTAATAAGTCCAGGCCATGCTAATGATGGCCGGGTTTTCATCCTCATATTTTGCCATGGCAGATCTGCGTCTTCTCTGAGCCTGGTTGCAGGTCTGGGAGGCAGTCAGAGGTCAAAGTCAGAGGTTCAGTTGTAAAAGTTGTTTCAGTATAAGCTTTTGAGGCCCAGCTGATGCATCCACATAAATATATGATTGAACATTCTTAAATTTGAAACTATAGATATTTGTGAATTTTTGAAAGATTCAGAAAGTGGATGTACCGGTGTGCAGGTTTTGCTTTGCTTGACACACAGCTCTACTTTGCAGTGCAGGTAGACATCACCAGTATTTCCAGAGAACTGGAACGCGTTGAAAGAGAAAGAACTGGAAGTTCCCATTCCATTGCCATCCACCTTCACCGTCTGGTCTGCATGGTTAGGGCAGCTGCTCAAAAACAGGAAAGCAGATATGACAGCGATTGGCCGTTAACAACAAAGACCAACTTGATTACATCATGAGAATCTCTGTGTTTCTCACCCTTTTATGATGAGGTCATATCTCAGGCTTCCACTCGGTGAGGGTTGATCAGTTGCCCAGCAGGAGTCAGTCACCACTACAACCATTTCTTCATCTAGTCCTTCGGTCTTCAACTCTACCCAGAGTTTTTCATTGAGTTGAATGTCGGTGCTTGACTCAATAGCTTGCATGTGGTCTGGGCTGGCGTAGGCATTCATGGTCAGATTGTAATTCCATTCTCCTGAGGCAATCTGCTGGATCACAGAACTGGAAAAGGAATACATAGTTGGCACTTATTTGCTCCATTCACAAAAGTCCATTCAGTCAGCCTTCACTTGATAACTAAAAGGATAGCACATCTGGAGCTAGATGTCATACATCTACCACATACCTGTGTTTAAGTTTGATTGCCAAGGTGTTGACATCTGGCTGAGTGTAATAGCAGGTGAAGTCTATATGCACAAGGTCGTGACGGGTGATGAGGCCAAACATGGAGATGTTCTGTGTCATGATAGTGTTCTTGTAGATAATATGGCTGTTGTTTGCCTGCAGGTTCACATGGACATACCAATAAATTCATGATTCAAGTTACTGCAATAGTTACTGCAAGTTTAGATGGAATTTGAATAACAATTCATATTGCCACAGTTCAAGTTATCCACTTGTGGTTGATCCAGGGAGGTGCagacttcagttcagttttgtgAGAGTAACCACTCGAAGCTACGTTTGTGTTGTTTATATTTCTGGCAATAAATGCCCACAACTATGCTGAAAAGGCTGCATATGTCCTGCTATGTTACACAATTGTTTGATCTTATTGGTTTAATTGCTTGAGAGAGAAGCGGTTCATCATATCACCTCCCAAGTGTTGTGTTCTAAGTACTGGTACCAGTCCATTATGACTTCCTGTTAAACCTGCCATCCTGTGTCCCAGACCAGGGGTGCCAAACGTACAGCATACCAAAACCAGCCCACCAGAGGGCCCAATCTGGCCAATTttggatgaatttgcaaagtatgAAAATAGAGCAATTTTTCAAGAAAATTGGCACCTATTTGAAATGTTTCCACTAGGGGTCACACCGATCTAGTCACAGAAATGGACATTAcgcaacactgagacccagagcTAGACTGCAGATGGCAGGGATGTGCTGAAATTgcttaatttatatatatatatgtttattattttttttaaaggataacTCATTAAACTTAACCATTTTCACAATGTACTAAACCTGAACTAAAGTGAGTTTGACACTCCTGATTTGGACACTGAAAGAGATAGACGGAGATACACACCATAATCACTGCACCACAAGTATTGTCGCTGTTGAAGTTGAACGTGACCATGTGGGTCTGGTTGTGTATTTTGCCTCTACAGGTCCTGTCGTTGAGGTGTAAGAGCGAGTAGTCAATGCCTTTGTCCTCCAAGAGACAGTTAGCCAGAGTTACCGTAGCAGACTTTTTCCCACAGACAGTCGGCTCACctggatgaccagaacattaaGTTTGACATTAAAAACCTTTTAGGTTTGGTTTCACATTGCTAGGCCCTTTGACtatgttgttttctcttcttgctTTTAGGATTTTTACAAGTTAAATCCTAAATCTGAAACTCTTTCTTGTGTCAGCTCACCAAAACTGCTTGTTGGTTTGTACTTTGCGGCAAAGATGGCCCGACAGTGGCAGCGAGTTTCTCCACTAACACTGTCCACACCACAGAACTCATGAGCACTGCAGAACTTGTCCTGACAGAAAACTTGAGGAACATCAGCTGCAAAAATAAACCCACAGATAATATGAAGAGagatttaaatgttgtgtttaatgtttttgtaaccaataatagaaaataaagctCTCTTACAACAGCTGGTCTTTgccctccactcctccactgTGACATTGCCCTGATAACTGCAGGCTCGGACGTAGGCCTCTAGGAACTGGCAGTCGAGATGATCCACTGCAGGGTATTTGCACAGTGTTTGAGTACAGGAAGTTACGAAGGGCTCTGGGTCAACATATGAGTTGCAAGCACTGAAAGGAGCCTGCTTCAGGACGTTACACCTGTGCAGCGacagagaaaaaggaaatagGACAAGAATATAACAATTCCACCGGGAAGATAAGGCTCAGGTTTGCATGAACAAATGATCTgtaatatgtttatatgtttatatgtctGTTATTGGTCGTGGTCTTCTTAATTTGTCTACCCTGTGCTTACCATCCAGTGATGGTGTTGCAGTTGACTGTGCCATCAGCAGCTTCATTATGTTTTATCTTGCAGCTGAGGGGAAACAAAGGGGATAAACAGACGAAAACCGGTCGGTAGGTTCGTTCAGAATGGCAGCGGTGGTGCATGTGTTATTGTGTTGAAGGTCTTACTCAGTTGCACTGTGTTCAGAGACCCTTTCTTCACTCAGTGTTGACCCAGAATCACCACATAAACCATTCACAGGTGCTCCATCTGGTCCTGGAGGGTTTCAGGAAACGATGTGGAAAATATAAAGAAGCTTTGAAGATGGAGGTATACACTGCTTTTAACTTAAGGCATCTCTGATTTCAGTCTTTGTTGGTAGATTAGAGCTTTTGAATATATAATACACCTGGCTGACACCTTTCAGGTTCCCCTGTTAGCTTTGTCACATGTCAGACCTGAATGAATTTGACACCGTGGCTCTGCCCACCCTAATTATGACAGCACCTGAGTGGGTGTGTGGAGTCATTAGCGTCTTTGTGGTCCCATTGTCAAAGGGGAGAGCTGCCATTGTGAAATCACCCAGTGTTACCCTACTAAACATATAAGACCATATTCAGTGTGATATGGGAAGAAACATGTAGACTGGCTTCAATCATAAAGATTTCATCTGTGCGTACCTGTCATGTGTATTAGTGCGGTGTAGCCATCAAAGAGGATGGAGATGCTGTAGTTGGAGGACGTAATCTTAGCAGTCACGCCTGTCCGGTCCTTAGAGAGCTCCACACCGTACACCACCTGAGTCGTGGCACTGAGCATCACGTTCTTGTTATTAACCTTCAGCGCAGCAGAAGGACAAAGTGGAGGACAGATTTACGCTtcaagtaagtaagtaaaacaTTATTCATATAGCACCCATCACAGCATGAATGCACAGGGTTctttagaataaaaacaaacaatctacaaaacatataaataacattaaaataaaaatgtggatcAGAGTGAGTGGCTGGAGGAGTAGGGGTGACTGTGTTCAGAGATGTAAACCAGAGCTTGACCATGGAGTGCTCCTTGGGGAAAGGTGATGACTGAATCCTGAATCCTGACCAAGAGCCAGTGCAGAGGAGCTAGGATGGGGGTGATGTGGCATGACTTCTTTGACCTGGTGAGCAGCCTGGCTGCAGCATTATAGACTAGTGTTGTCATACAGTGTCATTTAACAATACCACAGGAGAACTGATCAATCACACACTGCCACTTGTATCTGGATTTAGAGAGGAATCAGTGGAATCTGATACCAATGAATGCTTCCAAAACAAATAGAAGCGTAATGTGACACAGAGTTGAAATGCAGACATATGCTGTATGTCTGTGTCCATTTCAGACACTGCATACGTTGCTGTAATTACATGAATCCAGACTGAAGTGTTTTTGCTGTTACCAGatgcaaaatgttaaaactgtatatatataagctATGATGTGTGGATAAAATagtgaacaaaaaaatcatgtaGGGAGGTCCATAAACCTAACAGTTTGAATCATGGACAAAGAATGAAATGGAGGGATTACTGTGACTGACAGTAAAAGCCAAACTATCAAACTAAATGTTATCCATGCCACCTCCACTACCCAACTCTATGGAGCTTTAGTAGCCCAGAGTTTAAGGCTTCTACAACATAATGTTCCTGTCGAGCCAGGGATGTTTTTTTGCATGATTTGAAAAATAATGTGTGACTAGGCTACCAGAGGTACTGTTGCAGTATGGTGGGTAACTTACCTGAACTTTACTGCCTTGTTCCAGAGAAATCTGAACACCATCTGTCTGCAAGATCACACGGTCCAGAAAACTAACGTCTTTACGACGTCTTTCCTTGAAAACACCCAGCACCTGGAAGCCTGGGATGGTGGAGGGCTTCAGCAGAGTGTATCCACAACGATCGGGGACAGAGTGAACTCTTCCAATGAAATCGACAACAGCTGATCCAGTCACAGAGCACACAGTGTTTAAGATGCAACTGAAAGAGGTGAGGACAGAAATTAATACATTCAGCAGATGTGGAAATAGTGGTGTTGTGATCAGAGGatcctgttttccttctgtttttccGCATCAAGCAGTTTGGTAGAGGACTATGAAGCGACATAATGGCCTATCTCAGCaactataaaacatttaattatgttATCTAAAATTATTACAGCTTTCCTCTGGCAAGAATCACTGGAATTTTATCATAAtagtccaaaaaacaaaacaaaacaaaaaaaaaatgtagtgcTGCCCAAgaatctgtttaaataaaagggATAAATAATTATGGCCATGGAGCAACACACCGAGGCACTGGCCCCTACAGCTATGAAATTATgcgtttcttcttattttttatttttcctcttcctcccttttttcaaCCCTTAACTCTTATATAGCcattatatatcaaaacgtgctGCTTGATCAGGATCGGTGTACTCTTACTTTTCTCTACCAAATACAAATTTCTTGCGACGTAagcaaaaaactgcaaagaaaattGCATTGAAAAGAATGGGGGGAGAAAAGagcgaaaaagaaaaatcaatggagtttttcaaatgtctactgctcaggcatactctCATTTATGTCACAACAacgcacaccaacacacacacacatacaggtaaCTTGTCATCACAGTTACAGATActcacacaccaaaacacacatgtgtgcgtatgtgtgcagtgtgctctttcacacacacacacacacacacgcacgcacacaataATGTATAAAGGATGAAATAATGATAGGCGGCTCTAATAAAGTACATATTCATAATGTAATATCAGTAACAATATTAATGCTATTCTTATTGTAACCTTTACAAAAATGGAAAGTGCATGAAGGCTGCCATTTTGGATAAATGGATAAATCCGCCCGGGGTCAAGTATTACAGTGTACACCGTGTACAgtgtaaaaaaatgttgttactGACTACATGGGTGGAGCATAGGACTGAATGTGTCAAATATGATATATGAGCGAGTGTGGAAATATTTCTTCTCCTTCGCCTGGCTCGGTTTGTGGCGCTTCAAATTTGGGACAGTTgcagtttttcctttgtttattatttacctGTCATTTCCCTGGCAGCGCTCCATGGGACCACAGTCACTAACGGCGCTCACGACCCCATTCACGTCACAGGTTACAGTGGAGCAGATGTCTGGGTTCCTTACTGTTGTATTTGTCTTATAAATGACACCTACCAGTTAGGAAAAATAAGGCATTTAAATAACAgctataaaaacagaacaaagcaCAAGCCTTACAATTGCACAAAATTTATCGACCTGAGAGTCTGCATCCGCTCACATCTGTGATGACGCCTTTGATCGTCTCAGCTGTCTGGAATCTCTGTTTAGAAACTGTGAGGCCGTCGACCAGAGCATCTGCCTCCTACAAATGTGGATAAAACGAACAGAAAAAGCTCTGTATTAAATAAATTTACCAATTTCCTTTATGTAGTCATGTGATGTATAAATTTGCAGGGATTTGACCACCCGAGTACAAAGAATGGACTAAAAACTGGTCCAGACAGTTTGAAAGTAGTTGTATTCAACTTCATCATGTGAGGTAGCTAAAATCATCTGTCCAacctgagaaaaataaaagccccATGCActcagtaaaaaagaaaacatttgtctcaggcgaaagaagaagaagacctcACATTGACATATATCCTGGGTGATCTGATCATAAGTGGCCTGTTGTaaatacaggtgtgaacacacccaggatgTATTAGATCTGGtctccacatgtggaggtgtggaggtggtctgggccatgtgacctcattcctttgatTAGTGAGCCctgggtcccattaaagaccagtTACTCACTGTAGAAGAGTTTATTTCATTCCTTCAACCACTAGTAGAAATGATCACCTTAATAAGTGATGTCTCTTTACTAGTAATGgaagtcatttaaaatattctggCCTTGGAGCTGTTAACTAACAAGAAATACAGGAGAACTTAACCCATGAGAGACTTTCCATTTTGTTCCagctgttcctggttctggtccagtggtaggaagagatccattagagacagcagctgatacaatgtTCTACTGACCACATACATGGTGGCgctgtttatttacacacaaaccGAGATCAGAGCTCAAGTGGTGGCTGGGGATGTATgcggagacacattttaataaagaccAGATGTGAACACACAAACTTAAAGTTCGGATTTCCCAGGCTGGATGGTAATGCAAGGACTTTGGCTGGTACCTGGGCTTAATTACTTCAACCAGCCACACCTGAAAAGGTATGCAGAAAACACATGGCTGGAGAGGCCTGAAGATGTCACTACTGTCCTGCTGTTTGggtttttaatgtcatttactAAAATTAGCTTTGCATTTTTGTAGCTCTGATGTCTGGTCAATTTGAAGCCATCAAGTCTTGTCATAATATTTTTAAGAAAGGCCTTCCCTTCATACTTTATGAGGATAGACGTAGATGCTAACCAACTAATTCCTGGTATTGTAACATCTCCATAGATATCCAATTCAGATTATGACATATGCACTTACCACTTCACTGCTTGTGTACCCAGAGTATGTCTTGATTGCCAGAATTGCTTGGGCCCCAAAATTGCCAAGTTCAACTTGTTCAATCTGACCACAGGAAATAGTTTGAAATATTCCGTGTTATTACGCGTTGGTGATGATGTTGATATAATAGTACAGAAAgtagaaaacacacaagaaatcAGAAATACACTCACCTCAGAGTGTTGGCTGTCTCTCAGTGGTATTATGTTGACACAGTGTCCAGCTCCCTTCAAGTTGGGTAGAAGCTTATGAACCCCCGACCCAGTTGGGATTTCTCTGGAAAGCACTGCCAGGTTTCCTCGGTCAGCCGTCCCTCCAGACATCAGGATACAGTCGTTTTTGATTCCAGGCTTGTATAAATTGTTGAAGCAGACTGCAAATCTGTTTTGATTGAAGGTCACCTGTTCAAGAAGAGGTAGCACAGATCAGGATAATCTAGTTCTGCAGCCACATCTCTACTTTCTTATTCTTCTTGTCCTGAAGAACTATAAAAACCTTTAGACTATGTTTCAAATCTTAAGACAATTGTGTCTTACTCACATAGACTTTGTCGTATTTCTGTCCATAATAGGTGATGGGGCACGAGGTGATGTTCATCTCCCCAGAGCTGATGAAAGTCTTGTTTGCTGTTGTAGCCCCTGAAGATATGGAGACACAATATAGCGGCAATGACGTAAGACCAGGTATTACACaacacagtattttatttaagttttaggCACATGAGTAGAAAACAGGAACTTTCAGCTTTGATTTGTTGAGTcggcaaaatgaaatgtgaaaagtgaaaagcaacaaattgtagtttttttattaacatgacACAGTGAGTATTCAGGTGTTTGTGATGACAAGCTTTGTTACCGCTCAGCATGCAGAATGCAGCCACGTAAAGCAGGAATTCAACCATGGTCGTAGTCTGCTTATCgggaactgaaaaaaaataaataaagtgttgtttttctttcttctggtaaAAAAAGACTTGACAAGAACAACTTTGAGAGAACAGTCAAATGAAACTTTTACGTTTAAAAATCTTCCACCACCTCAGTTTAAAGCCAGTTTAAAGTCGTGGGTCTTAGTTTTTACTGTAAAAAGGGGACTTGAACACACAAAGCACTATTATGACTCCCAGGCCTCACACGTGAATATTTCCttgtttctgtcacatttatttttgcccAAAACAGCAGAAATTTATTCGGCATTCAAATCgaatcaaaatcaaataaaactttatttgtatggCACTTTTCATACACAtgtaacacaaagtgcttcacatggattaaaaagcaaaagaaacaaaggtcctcacaaggaaacactggagaattaaaacagtaaaatgtgataagaactaaaaaaaaaaaaaaaaagaagactaaGTAAGATATGAAAATCTGATGAAATAGGATTAAAAATTAAGATGGATGAAATTGTATAAAAGCCTGAATAAAAAGAtgagtcttgagcctctttttaaaagtatccacagtctctgtggccctgaggttTGGTTAAAAGTCCAATGCCGACAGACCTCAGGGTCTGTGAGGGCTGATACGGCAAAAGCATGTTAGACAAATAAGAAGCCCCAAAACCattatgacatttaaaaacaatgtaTTATAAAACCTTATAATCCATCCTGAAATGCACAGGGAGATAATTCagtgattttaaaactggtgtaatgtgttCCCGGCCTCTAGTCCTCATCAGCACTCGTGCGGCTGAATTTTGTAATAATTGTAGATTGGAAATGGCAGACTCTGGCTTTATTCTTaagatcaaaaaataaataaatctttctcATGTTTTTCTTATGTAGAATAAAACTAAGCTCAGTCAAAAATCACACCCACGACTgaaacctctgttttgtcctggttgagctgcaggaCAAAAGCGCATCTATATGTCAACCTAGACTGATCAGTAAAAATCTCTTCTTTCCCACCTGACAATATTGATGGATTGTGCCTGATTGTGAAGTGAATGTCTTTAACAAGAACATTACCAAACCTCTTTACGTGCAGCAATGCTGTGTGCAAACCAGAAAGTTGCTgcaattttaaattttacaaaaacaactgttgtACAAGTGAGTCATACCTTGAACAGCAATTCCATAGTTTAACATATGAAAAAAGAATGATGCCTGGTTTGCTACTCAGTTCTTTTAAGGGTATTGTGATTTATGTATGAGCTGTGTTTCACATTACTGAAACGGAGAcactttgtgtgtctttgtctctgcacAGCTGCACAAAGAGCTTAACTGACAATAAA
This window harbors:
- the LOC125018051 gene encoding alpha-tectorin-like, whose protein sequence is MVEFLLYVAAFCMLSGATTANKTFISSGEMNITSCPITYYGQKYDKVYVTFNQNRFAVCFNNLYKPGIKNDCILMSGGTADRGNLAVLSREIPTGSGVHKLLPNLKGAGHCVNIIPLRDSQHSEIEQVELGNFGAQAILAIKTYSGYTSSEVEADALVDGLTVSKQRFQTAETIKGVITDVSGCRLSGVIYKTNTTVRNPDICSTVTCDVNGVVSAVSDCGPMERCQGNDSCILNTVCSVTGSAVVDFIGRVHSVPDRCGYTLLKPSTIPGFQVLGVFKERRRKDVSFLDRVILQTDGVQISLEQGSKVQVNNKNVMLSATTQVVYGVELSKDRTGVTAKITSSNYSISILFDGYTALIHMTGPDGAPVNGLCGDSGSTLSEERVSEHSATDCKIKHNEAADGTVNCNTITGWCNVLKQAPFSACNSYVDPEPFVTSCTQTLCKYPAVDHLDCQFLEAYVRACSYQGNVTVEEWRAKTSCSDVPQVFCQDKFCSAHEFCGVDSVSGETRCHCRAIFAAKYKPTSSFGEPTVCGKKSATVTLANCLLEDKGIDYSLLHLNDRTCRGKIHNQTHMVTFNFNSDNTCGAVIMANNSHIIYKNTIMTQNISMFGLITRHDLVHIDFTCYYTQPDVNTLAIKLKHSSVIQQIASGEWNYNLTMNAYASPDHMQAIESSTDIQLNEKLWVELKTEGLDEEMVVVVTDSCWATDQPSPSGSLRYDLIIKGCPNHADQTVKVDGNGMGTSSSFSFNAFQFSGNTGDVYLHCKVELCVKQSKTCTPTCNQAQRRRRSAMAKYEDENPAIISMAWTY